In Pongo abelii isolate AG06213 chromosome X, NHGRI_mPonAbe1-v2.0_pri, whole genome shotgun sequence, one DNA window encodes the following:
- the LOC129053068 gene encoding embryonic testis differentiation protein homolog B, which produces MTSLGAEPIRPWDSRKERECQAVTVYPLVQIFLQKKPEWSHRLPQSCCFTEVGWSQHVMDKELPKGSPREPALNIKKSDKSFKRKKPTENVLIFLINRQLGRHRSDIDLSRWIWMLS; this is translated from the exons ATGACTTCACTTGGTGCTGAGCCAATCAGGCCCTGGGACTCAAGGAAAGAGAGGGAGTGCCAAGCTGTTACTGTTTACCCTCTGGTCCAGATCTTTCTTCAGAAGAAACCTGAGTGGTCTCACAG GCTTCCTCAGTCGTGCTGTTTTACTGAGGTTGGGTGGAGTCAACACGTCATGGATAAAGAACTCCCTAAAGGCAGTCCCAGGGAGCCCGCACTGAACATCAAGAAGTCAGACAAATCTTTCAAACGCAAGAAGCCCACCGAAAATGTGCTGATCTTTTTAATCAACAGACAACTGGGCAGGCACAGAAGTGACATCGACCTGTCAAGATGGATATGGATGCTGTCATAA